The following are from one region of the Dreissena polymorpha isolate Duluth1 chromosome 2, UMN_Dpol_1.0, whole genome shotgun sequence genome:
- the LOC127867780 gene encoding uncharacterized protein LOC127867780 isoform X2, whose protein sequence is MCRKLFKIVIKISRELLQLGKWPLASFLIHKFGNKITTFVGGVLAFLGTLVSSLVPHPALIVVFFGAIGGTGLGIAYLPSKVIIAQWFQHKRALATGFAVMGVGVGYLVFNSMVKQLLMSWNWKHIVAIMAAVSLHICASALLYRSLKQLKRGVIQHGVMMKALIAKKEKQRMYGFSSMSLNKSNNSLIVPQGPQRQLSQLSLSSVQSVITPKPASPEPLRPLQLQQQLQQEQHAVTDSGCGSLENSPKLLNLIEHVKHNVPALDMASNSPQIYGSVRSSVVPFGSSMKSVNTQVPTISNSSSGQISVMSSANGEQFLDIVGVEEVSKYKLVRILCKTFEFKMLTNVSFWLLIVSYVLTIFGYVMQFYHLPKHGTSLGLTEEKYKYLITIFWVTSMISRPVIGFIADRPVVNPVYFNSFMVTIAGIVSLCSSLFTDSLELYAVLFGLFSASFFTLQSIILMQLYDKDKLVSSLGLLEFFQGIAVCASHVISHVLTSQVALMAMGGAMFVGGLVGFTVPRARAMETRREYSPEMDRLEGIPEEEVVHCESSILLDDWDGTGEQV, encoded by the exons ATGTgtcgcaaactgttcaaaattgtgatcAAAATTAGCCGTGAACTTCTTCAATTGGGAAAAT GGCCCCTTGCCAGCTTCCTGATACACAAGTTTGGGAATAAAATAACAACGTTTGTGGGAGGTGTCCTCGCCTTCCTGGGAACTCTAGTCAGCTCGCTGGTACCCCACCCTGCGCTCATTGTGGTCTTCTTTGGTGCAATAGGAG GGACTGGGCTTGGCATAGCCTATCTTCCATCGAAGGTTATCATCGCCCAGTGGTTCCAACACAAGCGAGCCTTGGCCACAGGCTTTGCAGTCATGGGCGTTGGTGTCGGATACCTTGTGTTCAACTCAATGGTGAAACAACTTCTAATGTCATGGAACTGGAAACACATTGTAGCCATCATGGCTGCAGTATCCTTGCACATTTGTGCGTCCGCACTGCTGTATAGGTCGTTAAAGCAATTGAAACGTGGTGTGATTCAACATGGTGTCATGATGAAAGCCTTAATTGCAAAGAAAGAGAAACAGAGAATGTATGGCTTCAGTTCAATGAGCCTGAACAAATCAAATAACTCTTTGATCGTCCCTCAAGGGCCACAGCGACAACTATCGCAACTATCGCTTTCCTCAGTGCAGTCGGTCATTACGCCTAAACCAGCATCGCCCGAACCCCTTCGACCCTTGCAGCTTCAACAACAACTACAGCAAGAGCAGCATGCCGTTACTGACAGTGGGTGCGGAAGTCTGGAGAATTCGCCGAAACTTCTTAACCTCATCGAGCATGTAAAACATAATGTGCCCGCTTTGGACATGGCAAGTAATTCGCCACAAATATATGGGAGTGTGCGGAGCAGTGTTGTCCCTTTCGGGAGCAGCATGAAAAGCGTGAACACTCAAGTGCCGACTATTTCGAACTCGAGCTCTGGGCAGATTAGCGTGATGTCCAGTGCCAATGGCGAACAGTTTCTGGACATTGTGGGGGTGGAGGAGGTATCCAAGTACAAATTGGTGCGAATATTGTGCAAGACATTTGAATTTAAGATGCTCACAAATGTGTCCTTCTGGTTGCTGATTGTTTCCTACGTATTAACTATCTTTG GCTACGTCATGCAGTTCTACCACCTGCCCAAGCACGGCACCAGCCTTGGTCTCACAGAAGAGAAATACAAGTACCTGATCACGATATTCTGGGTGACGAGCATGATTAGCCGGCCGGTGATTGGCTTCATAGCGGACCGGCCTGTCGTGAACCCTGTCTACTTTAACAGCTTCATGGTGACCATCGCAGGCATCGTGTCGCTATGCAGCTCCCTTTTCACGGATTCACTGGAGCTCTACGCAGTCCTCTTTGGGCTTTTCTCAG CGTCATTCTTCACCCTGCAGTCTATCATTCTGATGCAGCTGTATGACAAAGACAAGCTGGTGTCCAGTCTCGGATTACTCGAGTTCTTTCAAGGCATTGCCGTCTGTGCCAGCCATGTCATCAGTC ATGTGCTGACCAGCCAAGTGGCTCTGATGGCAATGGGAGGAGCCATGTTCGTGGGCGGCCTGGTTGGGTTCACCGTCCCTCGGGCGCGCGCCATGGAGACGCGCCGGGAGTATTCTCCGGAGATGGACCGCCTTGAAGGTATCCCCGAGGAGGAAGTGGTGCATTGTGAGAGTTCCATATTACTAGATGACTGGGATGGTACCGGGGAACAG GTTTAA
- the LOC127867780 gene encoding uncharacterized protein LOC127867780 isoform X1 — translation MMNNNFFASDKEECFEDEQEEVKPNKAPDGGWGLVIVCGAFVVTLFMAGLPACFIGLIEEMQEDFPVPYLLYAPLVMDAFIFLSGPLASFLIHKFGNKITTFVGGVLAFLGTLVSSLVPHPALIVVFFGAIGGTGLGIAYLPSKVIIAQWFQHKRALATGFAVMGVGVGYLVFNSMVKQLLMSWNWKHIVAIMAAVSLHICASALLYRSLKQLKRGVIQHGVMMKALIAKKEKQRMYGFSSMSLNKSNNSLIVPQGPQRQLSQLSLSSVQSVITPKPASPEPLRPLQLQQQLQQEQHAVTDSGCGSLENSPKLLNLIEHVKHNVPALDMASNSPQIYGSVRSSVVPFGSSMKSVNTQVPTISNSSSGQISVMSSANGEQFLDIVGVEEVSKYKLVRILCKTFEFKMLTNVSFWLLIVSYVLTIFGYVMQFYHLPKHGTSLGLTEEKYKYLITIFWVTSMISRPVIGFIADRPVVNPVYFNSFMVTIAGIVSLCSSLFTDSLELYAVLFGLFSASFFTLQSIILMQLYDKDKLVSSLGLLEFFQGIAVCASHVISHVLTSQVALMAMGGAMFVGGLVGFTVPRARAMETRREYSPEMDRLEGIPEEEVVHCESSILLDDWDGTGEQV, via the exons ATGATGAACAACAACTTCTTTGCCTCCGATAAAGAGGAATGTTTTGAGGATGAGCAGGAAGAGGTGAAGCCGAACAAGGCACCGGATGGGGGATGGGGCTTGGTGATTGTGTGCGGGGCCTTTGTTGTCACACTGTTTATGGCAGGTCTGCCTGCATGCTTCATAGGACTGATAGAAGAGATGCAGGAGGATTTTCCTGTTCCATACTTGTTGTACGCGCCACTTGTGATGGACGCTTTCATTTTTTTGTCAG GGCCCCTTGCCAGCTTCCTGATACACAAGTTTGGGAATAAAATAACAACGTTTGTGGGAGGTGTCCTCGCCTTCCTGGGAACTCTAGTCAGCTCGCTGGTACCCCACCCTGCGCTCATTGTGGTCTTCTTTGGTGCAATAGGAG GGACTGGGCTTGGCATAGCCTATCTTCCATCGAAGGTTATCATCGCCCAGTGGTTCCAACACAAGCGAGCCTTGGCCACAGGCTTTGCAGTCATGGGCGTTGGTGTCGGATACCTTGTGTTCAACTCAATGGTGAAACAACTTCTAATGTCATGGAACTGGAAACACATTGTAGCCATCATGGCTGCAGTATCCTTGCACATTTGTGCGTCCGCACTGCTGTATAGGTCGTTAAAGCAATTGAAACGTGGTGTGATTCAACATGGTGTCATGATGAAAGCCTTAATTGCAAAGAAAGAGAAACAGAGAATGTATGGCTTCAGTTCAATGAGCCTGAACAAATCAAATAACTCTTTGATCGTCCCTCAAGGGCCACAGCGACAACTATCGCAACTATCGCTTTCCTCAGTGCAGTCGGTCATTACGCCTAAACCAGCATCGCCCGAACCCCTTCGACCCTTGCAGCTTCAACAACAACTACAGCAAGAGCAGCATGCCGTTACTGACAGTGGGTGCGGAAGTCTGGAGAATTCGCCGAAACTTCTTAACCTCATCGAGCATGTAAAACATAATGTGCCCGCTTTGGACATGGCAAGTAATTCGCCACAAATATATGGGAGTGTGCGGAGCAGTGTTGTCCCTTTCGGGAGCAGCATGAAAAGCGTGAACACTCAAGTGCCGACTATTTCGAACTCGAGCTCTGGGCAGATTAGCGTGATGTCCAGTGCCAATGGCGAACAGTTTCTGGACATTGTGGGGGTGGAGGAGGTATCCAAGTACAAATTGGTGCGAATATTGTGCAAGACATTTGAATTTAAGATGCTCACAAATGTGTCCTTCTGGTTGCTGATTGTTTCCTACGTATTAACTATCTTTG GCTACGTCATGCAGTTCTACCACCTGCCCAAGCACGGCACCAGCCTTGGTCTCACAGAAGAGAAATACAAGTACCTGATCACGATATTCTGGGTGACGAGCATGATTAGCCGGCCGGTGATTGGCTTCATAGCGGACCGGCCTGTCGTGAACCCTGTCTACTTTAACAGCTTCATGGTGACCATCGCAGGCATCGTGTCGCTATGCAGCTCCCTTTTCACGGATTCACTGGAGCTCTACGCAGTCCTCTTTGGGCTTTTCTCAG CGTCATTCTTCACCCTGCAGTCTATCATTCTGATGCAGCTGTATGACAAAGACAAGCTGGTGTCCAGTCTCGGATTACTCGAGTTCTTTCAAGGCATTGCCGTCTGTGCCAGCCATGTCATCAGTC ATGTGCTGACCAGCCAAGTGGCTCTGATGGCAATGGGAGGAGCCATGTTCGTGGGCGGCCTGGTTGGGTTCACCGTCCCTCGGGCGCGCGCCATGGAGACGCGCCGGGAGTATTCTCCGGAGATGGACCGCCTTGAAGGTATCCCCGAGGAGGAAGTGGTGCATTGTGAGAGTTCCATATTACTAGATGACTGGGATGGTACCGGGGAACAG GTTTAA